A segment of the Calditrichota bacterium genome:
TTCCGGTTGCCCCGTTCGGCGACCATTGGCTCGGGGGCACCCGTCGCCATCGCCGTGCCGGACACTTCGATTCGCGGAACTCTTGTCTACCGTCGCTACCGTTCCCACGATGAGTGGACCGCGGTGCCGATGCGCTGGGAGCGGGGGATTTTGGTGGCGGAGCTCCCCGAGCAGCCGCCAGCCGGCAAGGTGATGTACGTGGTCAGGCTAGCCCGGAATGACCAGGAGATCTCCCTCACCAAAGAGCCTGTTGTGCTGCGTTTCAAGGGCCATGTTCCAATCGGCGTTCTCTTGCCGCACATTTTGCTCATTACTCTGGCGATGTTCTTTTCCAATCGCGCCGGGCTGGAAGCCATAGGCAAGGGCGGCAAGCCGCGGCCCTTCATGCTCGTGACGATAGTCCTGTTCTTGGCGGGCGGTTTTGTTTTGGGCCCCATCGTGCAAGAACTGGCGTTTGGCGCCTTCTGGACTGGGTTTCCTTTCGGGCACGACCTCACCGACAATAAGACCCTCCTGGCAATGGTGGGGTGGCTGGTCGCCTGGTGGGTCACGGGGGGTGGTCGGCGCCGGCGGGGGTGGGTCGTAGCTGCGGCAGTCCTCATGATGGCCGTCTACCTCATCCCGCACAGCTTGCTTGGTTCGGAACTGGACTACACCGCAATGGCAGGTGTGGGCGACAGGTAGGCGGAGCCCAAAAAGCGTTTGTTTTTCAGCGTGGACTTTCGTAGAATTGCCTTCCCGCGAGGTCGCTTCTGGTGGTAACCGGCCACCTCCATTTGCCTCGCGTTTGCTATTTGTGCGGTGGAACAATACAGGAGTGTCAATGAGTCTCAGTCAAGTTGCCAAGACGATCAAAGCGTCGCCCACGCTCGCTTTGAACGAAAAGGCGGCCATCTTGCGAGACAAGGGGGAGCCCGTCATCCATTTGGGTGGCGGAGAGCCGAAGAGCAGAGCCCCGATTGATGCCATCGTCGCGGCGGCTGCCCACCTGAACACCGGTGAGGTCCGGTACGCGCCCGCCGATGGCATCCCAGCCCTCAAGAAGGCCATCATTCGCTACACCGAGGAGCACTACGGCCGGCTGGTTGCCCCGGAGAACGTGATCGCCTCCGGCGGCGCCAAACAGGCCATCATGGTCGCCTTACAGGCCATCCTTAACCCCCAAGAAGAGGTCATCTTTCCAGCCCCTTATTGGGTGAGCTACCCGGACATGGTCCGCCTGTGTCAGGGGATACCGGTGCCCGTTTTGCCGGAAGACGGCACCTTCTATCCTCGTCTGCAGGACATTGAACAGCGCGTTGGGCCCTACACCAAGGCGGTGATCATCAACAGCCCCAACAATCCCACTGGCGCCATGTACTCAGAGGAGTTCATCGCCGATATTGTGGACTTTTGTGAACGGCGCAACCTCTACCTGATTATGGACGACATCTACCACCGCCTCATTTTCGATGGTCGCAAGCCGATCAGCTGCTACAAGTACGCCAAGGATCTCTCAGAGAATTCCAAACTCATCGTGATTAACGGCGTGTCCAAGCAGTACGCCATGACCGGATTCCGCATTGGTTGGGCAGTTGCCAACAAGAAGCTCATCGAGGCGATGACCAATATTCAAGGCCACCAGACCTCTGGCCCCTCGGTGCTCCTGCAAGTCGCGGCAGTGGGGGCGCTGAACGGCCTGCAGTCCTGCGTCGAGAATCTGCGCGTCACTTTGGAAAACAATCGCAACGTCATGATCGACCGCCTGCGCTCGTTCCAGGGTGTGAAGGTCACCAAACCGGACGGCACTTTCTACTGCTTTGCCGACTTTAGCGCCTACAGCAAGGATTCGACCAAGCTCTCCAATTTCCTCATCGACAAGGTGCTTGTGCTCACCGTCCCAGGGGTGGAGTTTGGGCTTGAGGGGTATTTGCGCCTCAGCTTCTGTGGTTCCATCAAGGATATCACCGAAGGAATCGAGCGCATGAAATGGGCGCTGGACCTCAATTCGCCCAATGAGCTGTACATCGGCGACCGCAAATTGGTGAGGGATTGGGCATGAAGTACCTGGAGTTCGACACACCGGCAAGCAAGCAGGCGAAAGAGCTCGCCTCCGACTATGGGCTCAGCAACCACGGGCTGACGTATCTTGACAGAGTGTATTGGAACCTCCCCGAGGCGGCTCTGTACGAGGAAGCCATATTCCGCAACGAGGCGCATGTGCTCGACCAGGGCCCGTTGGTGGTGCACACCGGCAAGCATACGGCGCGCGCGGCGGCTGACAAGTTCATCGTGCGGGAAGCCTCCACGGAGGATCGCATCTGGTGGGGCGAGTACAACCGGCCGCTCAGTGCCGCCAAATTCCACGAAATTCTTGCCAGGGTGCAGGCCTACTGCCAGGGGGAGGAGCTGTTCGTGCAGGACTGCTACGTGTGCGCTGACCCGAACTATCGGATGCCCATCCGCATCATCACCGAGAAAGCCTGGCAGAGCCTGTTCGTGCGCAACATGTTCCTGACCACCACGAACATCGAAGAGCTGAAGCACTTCGTCCCCGAATTTACGGTGATTGCGGTCACCGGCTTCAAGGTGGACCCTAGGGTGGACGGCACACGCACGGAGACCGCAATCATTCTCAACTTTGGCGAGCGGCTGGGTATCATTGCCAACACCCTTTACGGCGGCGAGATCAAGAAGTCCGTCTTCACCCTGCTCAACTTTCTGCTGACTTTTGAGGACGTGCTGCCCATGCACTGCTCGGCCAACGTGGGCTCGAAGGGCGACGTGGCGCTCTTTTTCGGGCTGAGCGGCACCGGCAAGACGACCCTCTCGGCTGACCCCCGACGCCGCCTGATCGGCGACGATGAGCACGGGTGGAGCGCCGAAGGAGTGTTCAATTTCGAGGGTGGCTGCTATGCCAAGGTCATCCGCCTGTCGCCTGAGCATGAGCCGCAAATCTGGGCGGCCACCAGACGCTTCGGTACCATCTTGGAGAACGTGGTTTACGACCCGGTGTCGCGGCGCATGGACCTCGACGACGACATGATTACGGAAAACACCAGGGCGTGCTACCCGGTGGAGTTCATCCCCAACATTGTACCGGAGGGGTACGTGCGCTCCCACCCGAAGAACGTCATCTTCCTCACCTGCGACGCCTCGGGTGTTATGCCGCCCATCGCGCGTTTGACGCCGGAACAAGCGCAGTACCATTTTATCAGTGGCTACACCTCCAAGATCGCGGGTACGGAGATCGGGCTCGGCATCGAACCGCAGATTACCTTTAGCACCTGTTTTGGCGCGCCGTTCATGGTGCGCCATCCGTTCGAGTACGGGGAGATGCTGAAGAAACGCCTCTTGCAGCACAAGGCGCAGTGCTGGCTGGTGAACACCGGTTGGGTAGGCGGCCGCTTCGGGGTCGGCAAACGCATCAGCATCCGTCATACGCGCAACCTGCTCAACGCCGCCCTGGAGGGCAAGCTGGACCAGGTTGAGTACCGCAAGGACCGCATCTTCGGCTTCGAGGTGCCGGTCACGTGTCCGGATGTGCCAGACGACGTGCTTGACCCCGCCAGCTCGTGGGGCGACAAGGACGAGTATTGGAAGAAGTACGACGCGCTGGCGGCGCGTTTCATAGAGAACTTTAAGCTTTTCGCCAGCGGCTGCTCTCAAGAGGTGCGCGACGCCGGGCCCAAGCGCCTGGCTCAGGTGTAGAAGGATTGGCCGTCTGATCCCCGGTGCGAGTCGCCGGGGTACACGTCGAGCTGTCATCGAGGCAAGCCAGATCTGCCTGGCTTGCCTTTCCATTTTGCAGACGCAGTGAGCAAAAGCCGGCAGCTGCACTGAGGTCGCCTCACTGGAAGCATCTCGGCCTGTGCCACTTTTCCGTCAACAGCACGGCAAGTCGCGTCAGCAGGCAATCTTTTTCCGCGAGGAAGGACAGTTGCCGTAGCTTACATAGGGTAATTTCTACCCTGTACCAGGTCGGTCTTACCTACGCAGGGCAGTGTGGGCCCTCGGGCTGCATGGTGTTCTGCCCACCCTGGCGTGCAAGGGATGCTAGAACACCGTCATCAACTCTATGTCATTCCAAGGAGTTAGCGCTGTGGCAAGGGAAGCCCCTGCAATCATTGCCACCAGCGCGCGGGGAGGCGTGCCTTGGTGCCATTTTTGCCGAGCTGCGTACAATGGGGGTGAGGGCACCGGAAATGCACGGAGAGGGTAGGAAAGACATGGCAGATTCGCAAGAATTCGTCGACCTTGTGAGCTTTGTTGCTGGCCAGCGGCACGAGGGGCGGCCGTTGACGCGGCCCAAGCGGGTCATTCGCGCCGCCTTGGTGCGCATGGAGCGCGAGCCGGTGCAAATTGGGGAGCCTGCCCAGCCAGCCGGCGGCGAGCCAAAGGTGAGGGCCTACACGCGGAACAACGTGGTGGAGCGCATCGAGATAACCTGCGCGTGCGGGCGAAGCATTGAGCTATCCTTGGACTACACCAACGGTGCAAACAACGGTGGCACTCGACCTTGAGTCCATGGCACGGCAGGGCGCACACATGCAACAGGCAGAACAGGTGAGCCCGGGCGTGGCGGCAGCGGGGGAAATCGCGCTGGGGGCGGCGATTGCCGACTTTAACCAGGCTATGGCCTCTATCACGAGTGCCCATCGCGAGCTGAGCCAACGCATTGCCGAGCTCGACCTGCAGTTGGCGCAGCGCAATGCGGAACTGGCACAAAACCTCATCGAAACGCAGCGCCTCAAGACCTACCTCAACCATATTTTGGACAGCATGTCGAACTGCGTGGTGGTCGTTGACCGGCTGGGCACCATCACCTTGGTTAACCGAGCAGCGGAGCGGCTTACCGGTTACAGGGCAGAAGAGATAGTGGGCAGGCAGTACGAGGAAGTATTCTGCTCCTGTACCTCGGATGCCTTTACGCCGCTCCAGGTGTTGAAGTCTGCGGCGGGGAGCAGCGAGGGCGACAAGGAGATCCTCAGCAAATGCGGGCGCCGCCTGCCGGTCAAGTTCGCCATCTCGCGCCTGACCACGCCACAAGGGGATGTGCTGGGTGCCATAGAGGTGTTCAGCGATCTGACGGCCGTGCGTGCGCTGGAAGAGGAGCGGCGCCGGGTGAGCGTGCTTTCCGCCTTGACCGAGATGGCGGCCGTTGTGGCGCACGAAATCCGCAACCCTCTGCAGGGGATCGCTGGCTATGCCGCGCTCCTGAGCCAGGATCTGCCGGCCGACGATGCACGCAATACGATGGCACAACAGATTCAGGAGGGCGTGCAGCGCCTGGACGAAATCGTCAATAATCTCCTGCTCCTGGTGCGGCCTGGCAAGCCAGCCCTTGCTCCTCTTGATCTGACCTCCTTCCTCCGTGAGCAGGTGGCCTCGTGCCGCAAGCGTCTGTCCTCGCACAGCAACGTCCTGATCCAAGAGGATTTGCCGGCTCGCCCGGTTATGACGAACGCCGACCCGCTGCTGTTGGAGCGCGCATTGAGCAACATCGTGAGCAATGCCCTGCAGGCGATGCCGCAGGGCGGCACTCTGCGCATTGCGCTGACGGAAAGCCTACCTGGTCAGCGGCGCCCCTCGCTCTGCCAGATTCTCATCGCCGATACCGGCGTGGGCATGTCCCGGGCCACGATGGACCGCCTCTTCACTCCTTTTTTCACCACTAAGGAACGCGGCGCAGGTCTGGGCCTCGCCATCGCCAAGAATCTCATCTCCTTCCACCAAGGCGAGATCATCGTGCGAAGCAGCGAGGGGCGAGGCACCACGGTGACCATTCTCCTTCCTGTGCGGCGAGGTCTGCATGGCTAAGCTCTCCATCCTCATAGTCGA
Coding sequences within it:
- a CDS encoding pyridoxal phosphate-dependent aminotransferase, yielding MSLSQVAKTIKASPTLALNEKAAILRDKGEPVIHLGGGEPKSRAPIDAIVAAAAHLNTGEVRYAPADGIPALKKAIIRYTEEHYGRLVAPENVIASGGAKQAIMVALQAILNPQEEVIFPAPYWVSYPDMVRLCQGIPVPVLPEDGTFYPRLQDIEQRVGPYTKAVIINSPNNPTGAMYSEEFIADIVDFCERRNLYLIMDDIYHRLIFDGRKPISCYKYAKDLSENSKLIVINGVSKQYAMTGFRIGWAVANKKLIEAMTNIQGHQTSGPSVLLQVAAVGALNGLQSCVENLRVTLENNRNVMIDRLRSFQGVKVTKPDGTFYCFADFSAYSKDSTKLSNFLIDKVLVLTVPGVEFGLEGYLRLSFCGSIKDITEGIERMKWALDLNSPNELYIGDRKLVRDWA
- the pckA gene encoding phosphoenolpyruvate carboxykinase (ATP), which encodes MKYLEFDTPASKQAKELASDYGLSNHGLTYLDRVYWNLPEAALYEEAIFRNEAHVLDQGPLVVHTGKHTARAAADKFIVREASTEDRIWWGEYNRPLSAAKFHEILARVQAYCQGEELFVQDCYVCADPNYRMPIRIITEKAWQSLFVRNMFLTTTNIEELKHFVPEFTVIAVTGFKVDPRVDGTRTETAIILNFGERLGIIANTLYGGEIKKSVFTLLNFLLTFEDVLPMHCSANVGSKGDVALFFGLSGTGKTTLSADPRRRLIGDDEHGWSAEGVFNFEGGCYAKVIRLSPEHEPQIWAATRRFGTILENVVYDPVSRRMDLDDDMITENTRACYPVEFIPNIVPEGYVRSHPKNVIFLTCDASGVMPPIARLTPEQAQYHFISGYTSKIAGTEIGLGIEPQITFSTCFGAPFMVRHPFEYGEMLKKRLLQHKAQCWLVNTGWVGGRFGVGKRISIRHTRNLLNAALEGKLDQVEYRKDRIFGFEVPVTCPDVPDDVLDPASSWGDKDEYWKKYDALAARFIENFKLFASGCSQEVRDAGPKRLAQV
- a CDS encoding PAS domain S-box protein yields the protein MQQAEQVSPGVAAAGEIALGAAIADFNQAMASITSAHRELSQRIAELDLQLAQRNAELAQNLIETQRLKTYLNHILDSMSNCVVVVDRLGTITLVNRAAERLTGYRAEEIVGRQYEEVFCSCTSDAFTPLQVLKSAAGSSEGDKEILSKCGRRLPVKFAISRLTTPQGDVLGAIEVFSDLTAVRALEEERRRVSVLSALTEMAAVVAHEIRNPLQGIAGYAALLSQDLPADDARNTMAQQIQEGVQRLDEIVNNLLLLVRPGKPALAPLDLTSFLREQVASCRKRLSSHSNVLIQEDLPARPVMTNADPLLLERALSNIVSNALQAMPQGGTLRIALTESLPGQRRPSLCQILIADTGVGMSRATMDRLFTPFFTTKERGAGLGLAIAKNLISFHQGEIIVRSSEGRGTTVTILLPVRRGLHG